A DNA window from Tamandua tetradactyla isolate mTamTet1 chromosome 22, mTamTet1.pri, whole genome shotgun sequence contains the following coding sequences:
- the CCNA2 gene encoding cyclin-A2 gives MLGNSAPAPACREAGSALLAVQQSALREDQENINPESMVPFQQPRTRAGLAVAKAGTARGPAPQQRPKTRRVAPLKDLPVNDEHVPAPPWKANTKQPAFTIHVDEAEEETQKRPAGSKHTECEDVLAFNSAVTLAGPRKPLVPLDYPMDGSFESPHTMDMSIVLEDEKPVSVNEVPDYHEDIHTYLREMEVKCKPKAGYMKKQPDITNSMRAILVDWLVEVGEEYKLQSETLHLAVNYIDRFLSSMSVLRGKLQLVGTAAMLLASKFEEIYPPEVAEFVYITDDTYTKKQVLRMEHLVLKVLAFDLAAPTVNQFLTQYFLHHQPTNCKVESLAMFLGELSLIDADPYLKYLPSVIAGAAFHIALYTVTGQSWPESLVQKTGYTLESLKPCLTDLHQTYLRAPQHAQQSIREKYKHSKYHGVSLLNPPETLNM, from the exons ATGTTGGGCAACTCGGCGCCGGCGCCTGCGTGCCGCGAGGCAGGCTCGGCGCTGCTGGCCGTGCAGCAGTCGGCGCTCCGGGAGGACCAGGAGAACATCAACCCCGAGAGCATGGTGCCCTTCCAGCAGCCGCGGACGCGGGCGGGGCTGGCCGTGGCGAAGGCGGGCACCGCGCGAGGTCCAGCTCCGCAGCAGAGGCCCAAGACGCGGCGG gtTGCACCTCTTAAGGATCTTCCTGTAAATGATGAGCACGTCCCTGCTCCTCCCTGGAAAGCAAACACTAAGCAGCCTGCATTCACTATTCATGTGGACGAAGCGGAAGAAGAGACTCAAAAGAGGCCAGCAGGATCTAAACACACGGAATGTGAAGATGTCCTGGCTTTTAACTCAGCTGTTACTTTAGCTGGACCAAGAAAACCGCTGGTACCCCTTGATTATCcaatggatggtagttttg AGTCACCACATACTATGGACATGTCAATTGTATTAGAAGATGAAAAACCAGTGAGCGTTAATGAAGTGCCAGACTACCATGAGGACATTCACACGTACCTCAGGGAAATGGAG GTTAAATGTAAGCCCAAAGCGGGCTACATGAAGAAGCAGCCGGACATCACCAACAGCATGCGGGCCATCCTGGTGGACTGGCTGGTCGAAGTAGGGGAGGAATATAAGCTACAGAGTGAGACCCTGCACTTGGCTGTGAACTACATCGACAGGTTCCTCTCATCGATGTCTGTGTTGAGGGGAAAACTTCAGCTTGTGGGCACTGCTGCTATGCTGTTAGCTTC AAAGTTTGAAGAAATATACCCCCCGGAAGTAGCAGAGTTTGTGTACATTACAGACGACACCTATACGAAGAAACAAGTCCTGAGAATGGAGCACCTAGTTCTGAAAGTTCTTGCTTTTGACTTGGCAGCACCAACAGTGAATCAGTTTCTTACCCAGTATTTTCTGCATCATCAGCCCACAAACTGCAAAGTTGAAAGTTTAGCAATG TTTTTGGGAGAGTTGAGTTTGATAGATGCTGACCCGTATCTGAAGTATTTACCATCTGTTATTGCCGGAGCAGCCTTTCATATAGCACTCTACACAGTTACAGGGCAAAGCTGG CCTGAGTCATTAGTACAAAAGACTGGATATACCCTGGAGAGCCTTAAGCCTTGTCTCACGGACCTTCACCAGACCTACCTCAGAGCACCACAGCACGCACAGCAGTCAATAAGAGAAAAGTATAAACATTCAAA GTATCATGGTGTTTCCCTCCTCAATCCACCGGAGACCTTAAATATGTAA